A segment of the Scophthalmus maximus strain ysfricsl-2021 chromosome 11, ASM2237912v1, whole genome shotgun sequence genome:
GCAGGTGTCGGCGGTTTCCATGTTCCAACTGGTCACATTGGTTGTTTGTGTTGACGCGAGCTACCCAGCGCGGTCTGAATCACATCTCACAGCCGGTTCGTACTGTTCCGCTCTTTCGTCcagttttatcattttaaaatccggCTCACAACTTGTAACTTTTGGAATCCTCACACTTGAAATGTTGGAATTAGTTCGTCGTCTGTCGCTTGACTACTCAATGAATCACTGCAGTTCACAATGTCTTTCAGTGGAGAACCGTTGTCTCTCATCTGTAGAGCTGCAAATCAATGAATGGATTAAAAGAGGAGTTCATTATCCGGAAATGCATCGGCGACTGTTGTGATATTCACGTGATTTCAAGCAGAAATCAAACCACAGTTGCTATTTTTGTTTCCTGCCCCTTAAAATAAAGATGTTCAGCTTTCATCTGTTCAATATCTCACCGATGCTGAAACTCAATAtatcagagacaaagaaagacgTTGTGAAATGATAATTTGAGCCACCGTGTAaatggtgtgtctgtgtaacATCAGTGAAAGTCTGAGCATGTTGGACGGAGCCATTGTTCAGGCAGCTGTTGTGCTCACTTCACCCTGTAGCAGATAGTTTCATGATCAGTGTTATAAATAACCTCCAGCTGGTCAGAAAGTTAGACCTCCGCCTGCTGCTGTCTCCCCGGGTTCACCAGGCCTCCCTCCCACTGGAGAACCACCGTCAGCACTACAACTTCACTTTGTCAACTTTGAGGGGGCCAAACTACTGTTGCCGTGGTTACAATTAGTGCGGGAGAGATTACGGAGAGGCTGTTGTGAACTGGTGTCAACCTCTCACGTGTCTATTTTCAGcgtttactctttttttccccccacagtcgTTGAGAATTTAACACATTGAGCTTTTGGACAGATGGTCAAACTAAACCAGCACATTGGAGATACAGATGTGGGTTTAGGCATCGCGATGGGCATTTTCGACACTGTAGAATAAGCATGATGAGTATGAATGATCTaagaaatttaaatgaaaataaagaagtCATTAGTTACAAGATGTCATTCGATATATgatttgttaaattaaatttattctAAAAAAAGGTTAATGGATTTCTCAGCTGTGTCGTGTTCTTCAGTTCTTTGCTCTGTTATTGTtgaaatctcctttttttttcttcctttcttttaaaGCCACCTCAGAGTGGATTCAGTTTTTTAAGGACGCAGGGATCCCACCCAGCCTCGCTGTCACTTATGCAGTCTCCTTTGTGGACAACAGGTAATCTCAATCCCTGTTTCATAAGCCTCATTGATATCTTCTCCTCCAAATGAGGTGTAGATGgtattaaaaatatttgtccTGCCTGCCGTAAATTGTAATGTTAGGGGCTAAATGCATTTGTAAATGGTTGTGGGCTGTTGAGAGAAACTATATACCTATAAAGTGAAAGTGGGATTGTTGCAGTAGGAGCCTGTTCACCATCAGACCATTAGACAACTCCGTCACCACTGCTAACTACAGTAGCTGGGAGGTTCATTGTTTAATGGAAAGTCTTATTGAATGAACTTTACTAGAACAAGGTTATATGTAAGTTAGATATAAATTCATGAGAAATTAAAGTGTCCctacttttcattttacttCAATATGTTGGCAAATCTGATCTTGAACCATGTGTTTACTTGCACAATCCAAGGTCTGTGCTGTGAGCATATATACTTTATCATCTCcttcacattttttctctcgTTGTTTATGCCTCTGCAGAATCCAGAAGAACATGCTGATGGACCTCAGTAAAGATATCATGATGGATCTCGGTATTACAGTCATTGGTGATATCATTGCCATTCTTAAACATGCCAAGCAGGTGTACAGGCAGGTGAGAGCAAAGATAATATTTTAATGTACTGAAATGCTCAAAATGTGGAAAGTATAACCAAGAAAATCATGCCCAAAAACTATCCacagctgcaaacacaaatgtcaacaaaaacaaaattttcaCAGTTTGTTACTAATGTAATAGTGAACCAGAGTAAAGTTTTCTTTCAAGTATTATAAATATGCAAAAGTAGAAaatattgagaaaataattgttatatATACATAAGTCATTGACAAATATGCAGATGAGTGCAGTGACAGATGGATCATATTCAATGCCTTCTGGTAAATTACTTTACTATACACTGCAAATTCAACAAAAGATGTATGTCCCTGCCATCTTCAGGACATGTGCAAAATGGCCACAGAAGCCATTTCCTCAGGACAGACAAGTGTTCAAGCTGAGCTCAGAAGAACTGCCAATACTCGTGAGTAACAATATTgtatttagtatttagtattACATGAGCTGTGATTAACATCTTATTAacttttaattagatttttgttcaaattgaAGTTTGGCTGTTGTGAGGGATTTAGATAGCTGGATGATTTGGCTGTTATTGCTGTTAGGCATGGGTATTAATACATGTGGTGCAGATATTAACAGCACCAATAAACCTTTAATCCAAACAAGTTTTAATGTAGACTCATGGGAGTGCATGAGGATGTGGTTCAAAAGCAGATAAAAATTGTTTAACTCAAAAGACGGCAAACGTGTGTATGCAGCAGATACATATACAGCACTTTAGTACTGTTAAAATACAATCACATTTGTCTCTTGACTGTGATAAAGATGTTCACATTGTGAGGTTTACTCTGGGCTTTTATCTTGATgggatttttcagttttgtcttgGTTCCATCTAAACAAACAATCTAGAATATTTCGTACATCTGGACATTCCTGTTTAGCAGACCCAGGTTCGATATCAGCCATTTGAGTTGGACCTCAATTGTTGTCAGTGTATCACAATGCGTCCTGTAATgaatgtttctgtcttttctcagcTGCCACTCGTATGATTGCCAACGCTTTAAGCCATGACTCCCCCCCGGCCACACCAGCCCGTCGCCCTGACAACCGCCTCTCCGTCACAGTGTCCAACATGCAAGCGAACAAGAGTAACAAAGCAGGTAGATGTCACGCCTTTTACCCCACCAAACCCCTATGTCCTGCCCCTCTGGAGCCCCGAGTCCTGTCTATTTGTGTCTTTATCCACCTCTGTTTAATCCCTGTGAACTGTTTGTCAGTTTTAAGTCAGCCAGCTGATGAGAGGAACGGCGTGCCAGCAGCGAAGAGCCGGCGAGTGACAGCTGAGATGGAAGGCAAGTACATCATCAACATGCCCAAAGGCACCACGCCTCGTACACGCCGCATCCTGTCCCAGCAGGCCAAGAAAGGTAGGCCTGACCCAGTGGCCTCGCCGGCAGCTCGCTCAAATGGAGCCGTTTCTTACTACAGCTAATCAATACTAGAAGTTTTCATGGAACTCTTTCATACTAAAGCTGAATCAGGTGACTCACTCCTGGTTGATAAACAGAGCCTTGATCCCACGTCTTACTAATACTACCCACTGTACCAACATCACTCTTTGTCAAACCCTGCTTGTTTTTTCCTAAAATCTCCATGGCATGTATTCTCCAATGTGGTCTGTCACTACAAAGATTTGCAACCccgtgaaagaaaaacatttagctTTATGTCAGGTTGGCTTCTGTCACTAAAGATTTGAAATGCATTATCTTACATTAGAAACTCCGAGCTGATTCCTTAAGCAGAAACTTGGACCTGGTCAGATGATATAAAAAACGAAAGCTAGCTTTCTCAACAAAGTGTGTGCATAAACTACTGttattactactattactatAAACGTAAACTACTACTATAAGTACTACTTtattcgattaactgttgcagctctagtagCATTGATACCGAACCAAGTCACAGTCAAGTTGTCAATTAAATTTGTGTATAAATCACTCTCAACGCCTGTTCTCTCCCTTCAAAAGGTTTGAAACGCACCTCTGTATTTGCAAGACTTGGGGCTGaatcaaagacagacacaacaacaagcaaTAGCAAGGTGAGAGCTGTCGGTGTGCCCTCATTAGATCTCTGTGTATTGTTAAGATACGTTCTATTTTCTTAaagcttgtgtgtttgcagcccACAGGTGTGTTCAGTCGCTTGGACAAAGCGGCTGCAGGGGAAGCCGGGCCGAGGGCAGGGAAGATGGATGTGGATGAGCAGGACGACAGTGATGGAGAGGGCTCGGTTCTGCAGTATGCCGGCGTCCTCAAaagaccccctcccccccagaagaagaagcacactGCAAAACCTGCCCCGACCACCTTGCGACGACTGGGAGGGAAATTTAAACTACCTCCCACTGACACTCccattccctcctcctcttcccctaaTGGCCTCCCTCCCGCCAAGATGAGTGTGCTTCAGAGACTGGGCAAGCTCCATGCCACAAACTCAAACACGGCCGTGTCGCCCAAACTGGCCGACACACAGGACAACAGAGTGACCAGCACCAGGCCCAAACCCCAGGAGAGGCCAACCATAGCAAGCTCCaaggtgagcagcagcaccggGGCTGGAGGAGatggcggaggagagggagggggagagtcCTTTGGGGCCCGGATGGACGGTAAGGCAGTCAGTGTTTTTAAGAGACTGGGCAATAAGAAAACCTAACAACAATATCCAAGACTCTTTCAATACTTCCTTTATAGAATTTGTATCACCACCTTTTTGCATTGATCCTGGCGACATGCAGGACTGCAGATTTTTATTAACCGGAGTGTTTTTGCTCAGCCTGAGTGTGTGGACAATTTTAATGGCTTTTGGGTTCCTCTTAGAtttaaggaaaatatttttttccctacatTTATACCGTGCTGCCATCAACTTTGTCTACTGTCCAAACTTTTAATTTGAGGTCTcagacttttctgttttatgtCACCCATCCagaacatttatcatttttagaaattaatatttaactgTATTCGTGAGCTTAAGGCATGAGCATGAATTGaaccattgttttttatttgacccTATAAATCCACGTGTAAGGATGCTGCTGCCTCAACTATAAATGAAAACCTTTGAGTAGTAGAAGATACTGCGTATCCCTCAAGATGAATCCTGTGATCACTGTGTTCTGACCTGTATGGTACAGATAGGTTAaggtttatttttccacaaGTTAAAACACAGGATAGCGGTCAGTAATATTAGCCACTAGAAGATGGTGAAATCTTTCTCTTCTTGTTACTTTCACCTAAGTATTACCTCCTTCCTGATGTTTTGAAATTagaaaatgtgaggaaatgCTTCTGAGCTTTAGTCCCCAACTTgtgagcagaaaaagaaaaatccagatGGTTTCACAGAACAACCCATCCACTTGGAGTAGATGTTCAGTTCACACCTTCAGAGCTAAAGCCGCCCATGTCGACTTCATACCATCGTACCGAAGTCTTTCCAGAACAACCTCCCTGACGGCCGGATCAGTAGAATATTGTTCGTTTTGAAATGCAATGTATAGATTTGTTAGATCATGTTGATTTCACACAGTACAGAAACTGTTCTGCTGCATATTTTTCTATGTAGACGTCCTAGTATCATGTAAAGAAACTCTGAGATGCCATCAGGCCTGGTGTCAGGGGGCCACTGCCCCACCTGGTACGGGTCATAAACACTTGTGCACTGTTTTGGACTTTCAGACTTGCAGAACTTTGTtacactgtaaatgtttttgggAAAAATTTTGAATCACGTTTAAgaatttttattgttttacggAAAAAATGTCAAGCAAAACACCATGAAAGGTACATTAAGGGGGAACAAAGTTCTCAATTTGGAGCAAATGTGcttggaaaataattaaaagaggaaaagggtCGAAAATTATTTTGCcgttcagttatttttttctgtggagaTATTATCAAGGCATGCCAGTGACACACTGTACTTTGCAACTCTTTTGAGTGTCGACATGACTGCAAGGTCAATATTTATATTCCCCTGGGAGCGTTAAGCTGATCATTTATCAATAAACCTATGTAAACATCCTCTCATCACCATGAGGCTGCTGCTTCACATCATTGGCTGAACTACACGTGTTATGTTATTGGTGTTTGATCGGAAGCTGCAGCCTTGGACACACTTGACATCCAGATCTCAAATATATCTTGAGGATATGTATCTTGTATTTGACTTCATGACTGGTAGTGAACATGACACAAGTAATGTATTTTTCACGTCATTCATGATCAATGCTTCACTCATGCCAAGTGCTACTGTATCATCACCAGCCCTGCCAGTGGCTGTGTGGTTGTCAGCTGTACTGTGTGCCGGTTGAAAGTGAAATTGACAATGTGAAATGATAATTCACTCAGGATGATTTTTATGAATCAACCTCGGAGCCATCAGTCTCCACGAGCtgctaaaaatgaaatgtgggaAATAAGTCGACAACCTTGCAACGATCATACAATTTTGCAAAGAAATTGGATCATCTGTGCAGAAGTAGTGATCGAGTGGATCCTGGGCTGCCAGTGGTGGATGGtcacatttactcaagtaccaTACTTAAGTACAAATATTATATAGATGTACTTCACTCAAGTCTTTTCATGtgtccttctttttctcctctgtcctaCATTTCAGAGGTAAGTAGagtactttttttaaactccactgCAATTATTTGACATCTTTGGTTTGTCTACTTTAGCTTATGAAGTACTTCATATATTGTCAATAACTAACAATAAATGCAAGTAGGACAGAAAATGATCAACCTTGATAATTGatcaagcttttttttcatgaaataccAAACAGAGTTATAGCAACTCCAACATGTGGAATGAGAggaattatcaaaatatttaaaagcaaagttctttgttttttttattaaggatttagatttctttattttgaattgtGCACATTTTCTATGGGCGAAAAaacattgctgtgtgtgtgtgtgtgggggggggggggggggttgtctggAGAGTTGTTACGGTCATTTCTCACTGTTTTCAGAGTTTTTACAAACGTGGTTAACCGTCCATTACATCAATGAGTGTAAATAACTCTCTGTCCCCTTGAGGTCGcactcttcctcctgcagcctctccgtccgtctccatctcctgaagACCGTTTTCCACTGATCGTTGTCATCAATCCGATGTTTATACAGGGGATGTCAGCGGAAGTAAAAGCAGAACTGTCATGCAGaggtctgttgttttttaaaaatcattgtGTACACTTGTGTGGTCCACTTCCTAATAACAGGAGTGACGTAATCTGACATCTGATAGGCCTAAAGGTTTTCCAATAAAACAGTAATGGTGCAGCTATATATGTTAAAATACAGTGACTATGACTGGTTTCATTATAGTCCAATAAATAGGCACATAAGCTTATGTATGTAAAGACTGCATTGTTATGTAATTCAGCTGCTTGtttattaatataaattcaccaaaatatgaaatgtcttTCACAGTCGTGTCTGAGCAGTTCTGCCTGATTTATCCGGGGTTTGCCTTCTGGACTGCAGCAGCGCCGCAcgatttctcccccccccccccccccccccccccccgcaatgCTTTGCGGTTACaggggagtgtgtgtctgtctgtgcgcgcgcgcgtgtacGTGCGCGCGGGCGCTGTCTGTGGTGCTGAAGCTGCGCGTGCCTCGGAGGCTGCTGCCATAGAAGCATCCTTCCGCGAGAGGACCGGCGCGAGGAATCAGGTTCTTTCTCCTCGTTGTTGTACGGTTGTAACACTGATGGTCAGGACATCCAGGATGTTTTTGTACCGGCTTTTTAAAACGTAATATGGGTTTATAACTACAGCCGTCGCATTTttacatctatttttttaaGCACAAGCTCCAGACCGGAGACGTTCTCGAAGCCGTGTTTCTGCAGGCTCGTCGTCTCCacggtgccgccgccgccgccgctccgtccCGCGTCCTTTATGCACAGCACGCTGCTCCAGTCCTCCCCGACCAAACACCCCTTCGTGTCCGAGCACCATGGCCCGCCTCTGCCGCGTCCACTGAGAGACATGGAAGCGAAACAGCACCAGATCAAGAGCCTGAAGAGCTACCCGGAGACCGGCGGCCGGAGCCTGGCGgcggctgctggaggaggaggaggaggaggaggaggaggaggaggaggctcggcCGAGATGGAGATGGAGTCGAAGATCCAGAAAGCCATCGACTTCAAGGCGGAGGGTCACCGCTGCTACAAGGAGAAGAAATTCCGGGAGGCGATCGGCAAGTACCACCGggcgctgctgcagctcaagGGGGTGCACGTCGCCGACGGGACGACGGGCTCCGAGGTCAACCTGCTGAGCCAAGCCGCGGCCAAGCTGACCGAGGAGCAGCGGAGAGCCGTGGAGAGCACGGAGATCGAGTGCTACGACAGCCTGACAGGTGAGCCTGCCGGCACACTGGCCACACCGCTGTATCGTTCCGGTTCACCGGGTTCACACAAGCCAGTGGGCCGGAGTGCACAGGGACAATGGCTCTGCAGGTGCTGGGTCTCAGGTGAAGCGACCCTGGTGGTAAGAAATGCAGAAATAGatcatgttgtgttgttgtcagcTGATTCAAAGGGTGCAGATTTCGTGTGGTGTAGGATGTTGTATTTCTGACCAAATGACTTCATCATTTCGCCTCGTGAGAACATTTGCCAGGCATTATAGAGAAATGCCACAGTTACATGAACACATCTTATCATTTGCAATGCCAATTCCAGGGTCTCACACAGACTTTCAAACTGGTTCCTTTTGGGCACGTCGCTGGCCTTTCCAGTCATTTCATGTGCAACGTGCTGTGTAAGTTTGAGATAAAGAAAATACACGACAAAATAAATACTCACAGGGCCAAAAGCTTCGtttaatgtgaaatatatacGTTTGCATTATGTATGAGCCAAGTTCACCGTGCTGTGATGGGTGATGTAAGGCTCAGTCCATCTAATGGCATCACTTTGCAGATATTAAGAGTTAGAAAAGATTTCTATGCTTCTATCACTGTCGTATTTACACTCATCTCATGCAAATACAGTTCAAACCTTTAATAAGGCAGTTGGGTCTTGTTTTGTTCAACcaactaaatgaaaataacacagagaaaagcCATAAACCATGGgcagcattttcatttgaaaaaagagtTAAAGGATTAATCGATACATTTCCTGTTGATGTACAgtactaatcaattaatcggcTTGTAGTTTATTTTGGATCGCTGAAATATGATGTCAACAATGTCAAGTCCTCCAGCTTGGTCTTGAAGAGAGATCCTGTGTGAAGATTTGAAATCTGATTTATGTTTCATCACATTGTTGCCTTTTTCAGTAAACTGTGACGCTGCAGCTAACGAGAACAGTATTTCTTgccatcaattttttttttccggttaaCTAATGTTTAGTGTTACTGAAGTAGAAAAATggtaatactactactactactactactactactactactactactactactactactactactactaataataataataataataataataataataataaataaataaataataaaactggcGTGTATAATAGGGGTCACTAGGGGCCAAACAACATcttttccaaggtcaagaatgtATATTAATGATGTCATGATACAGGGTAACTGAAACAAGGCCTGCTCTTCACCTTAGatgttctcaacatttcaaagcGTACAATGTCAGAGCTGGAGAAAAATTATCTATCAAACTGACTTGATATTGTTGATCGTTATGGGAAGTTGAGCTAAATTTTCATTAAGAAATGTGTAATTGATCTTTTTTGATTTGAACAACAAAGAAGTGCATAGGCTTTAGTAAGACGTATACACATTGTTGTCGGAGTTattgaataaaatgataaatgatctCTGGCATCAGCTCAGCTGTAAAATCTTAATTATTGCCACAGAATGAGCTGAGTTCGCAGTGAGGACAGCAGATCACGACGACTGTTGACTTCCAGAGGgaaatgatgttgatgatgaagatgatgatgatgatgatgatgataaatggCGCACACAGGCACTCCAGCAGTTACATCTCATCACAACCTACGTTGAGATTTGGGTCATGTGCGTTACGCGGCGAGGGGCAGTAGTGATGTTGTGTCCCCGGCGCTGCCCGGTCAGCCACGATGCATCGAAGGTCGTCTCCTTTCCGTGCAGCGTTCAGGGGCCTGTCTGGAGCCTGTGGGGAGGCCAATGTGGCGTGAAGGAAAGATGGGGGATGGAAGGCTtaaaggggagagggagagttaaATAAGGAAGAAACAGGGGGCAGtaagggaaggaagaagaaagaggcagGAGAATATATAGTAGAAAAAATGGCAGAGGTAGATGTGGGAAGTCAGAGTGGTATAAAGGAAACATGGAGAAGAACAGTGGGGAGCTgtaagagggggaggagagggggaggaaggggctGCTAGCACGCGACAGGGGGCATATTTACCATGGCAACCATTACTGGGCTTTTCCCTGTTATTAATACAGTTCAAACCTTTCCCTCCCCGTGTTGCTGCTTCAAACACGAGCTTGTGCACATGCGCACTGACACATGTAGACACGGTGAAACCTCACTTCAACCTGACTTTGACAGCAATGACTGTGCTCGACAGTGCTGGACGACAGTGTTCATGGGCTTTGATTCTTCTTTCATGAGCTACTGTCAGTGATTCCACTGAGAAGACCAAAGCAAACAGGATGTTGGTCTGTCTCTTTCCAGCTTCTGTCTCACACTCCATCCCATTGGTTTCAACTGAAGGTGTAGATCACAAACTGTATTAAACTGAAATTATAGTTATTGTTATATACTGTTATTGGCAAAGCGAATTAACAATTAGTTCAGGAAACAGTCTGCAGGCGACATCAGTAATCATTAGTTGAAGCCCTAGATTAAAGTACTCTGAAAATTAATAAGATAAGCTCCACCTCAACAATAAACTGACAAATTAATGAGAATCCAATAATCTTATATATCATCAAAAGACTCTTTTTCTGGATTTTGAGCTTATTAAGTAAATTTTTCTGAAAATagattcatattaaaaaaaatgtatgcaggaCTTACTCTGAATCAAGTGTTCTGTCCTGCACAGATTTGCTACTACTTCTTCTGTCATTGGTGTCTTGTGTCAGTCACACCAACTTTATAAAACATTGGTGAGTGAGAGGTTTTTTACTGGATACTGAGTGACTCTGTACAGAGATCAAACATCAGGCGGAGAGATGTAAGTGGAGACAAAGATATGAATGGGGGATAAAAGCAAAACAGAGCgactaaatgtgttttaaaagggaaataatTCAGGAATGAAAGaatgttggaggaaaaaaagagaacattgaTCTCAGCATAATGAAGGGAAGTTaaagtgaagagaaacagagagagagcaccaACAGCAACATCACCTGATTGTGTCAAAAGACGAGGGATGATGAAATGTTCTATTTGCTGGCCTTTTTAAGGAGACATCCCGAGTCTGTGTCCCTGCGGGGCCGTATCTAAATGGGTTACACCACCGACACCAGCACTGTCTGAGTCTGTCGCAGTTCACAGTGGTGCAACATGTTGGCCAGAGGCAGACTGCCCGCTAGTCCGCATCAAACACGCATCCACCCACCA
Coding sequences within it:
- the c11h19orf47 gene encoding uncharacterized protein C19orf47 homolog isoform X2 — protein: MTVPSAVWPQVSAVSMFQLVTLVVCVDASYPARSESHLTAATSEWIQFFKDAGIPPSLAVTYAVSFVDNRIQKNMLMDLSKDIMMDLGITVIGDIIAILKHAKQVYRQDMCKMATEAISSGQTSVQAELRRTANTPATRMIANALSHDSPPATPARRPDNRLSVTVSNMQANKSNKAVLSQPADERNGVPAAKSRRVTAEMEGLKRTSVFARLGAESKTDTTTSNSKPTGVFSRLDKAAAGEAGPRAGKMDVDEQDDSDGEGSVLQYAGVLKRPPPPQKKKHTAKPAPTTLRRLGGKFKLPPTDTPIPSSSSPNGLPPAKMSVLQRLGKLHATNSNTAVSPKLADTQDNRVTSTRPKPQERPTIASSKVSSSTGAGGDGGGEGGGESFGARMDGKAVSVFKRLGNKKT
- the c11h19orf47 gene encoding uncharacterized protein C19orf47 homolog isoform X1 encodes the protein MTVPSAVWPQVSAVSMFQLVTLVVCVDASYPARSESHLTAATSEWIQFFKDAGIPPSLAVTYAVSFVDNRIQKNMLMDLSKDIMMDLGITVIGDIIAILKHAKQVYRQDMCKMATEAISSGQTSVQAELRRTANTPATRMIANALSHDSPPATPARRPDNRLSVTVSNMQANKSNKAVLSQPADERNGVPAAKSRRVTAEMEGKYIINMPKGTTPRTRRILSQQAKKGLKRTSVFARLGAESKTDTTTSNSKPTGVFSRLDKAAAGEAGPRAGKMDVDEQDDSDGEGSVLQYAGVLKRPPPPQKKKHTAKPAPTTLRRLGGKFKLPPTDTPIPSSSSPNGLPPAKMSVLQRLGKLHATNSNTAVSPKLADTQDNRVTSTRPKPQERPTIASSKVSSSTGAGGDGGGEGGGESFGARMDGKAVSVFKRLGNKKT
- the ttc9b gene encoding tetratricopeptide repeat protein 9B, with the protein product MHSTLLQSSPTKHPFVSEHHGPPLPRPLRDMEAKQHQIKSLKSYPETGGRSLAAAAGGGGGGGGGGGGGSAEMEMESKIQKAIDFKAEGHRCYKEKKFREAIGKYHRALLQLKGVHVADGTTGSEVNLLSQAAAKLTEEQRRAVESTEIECYDSLTACLLQSELVNYERVKEYCLKVLSHQRDHFKAMYRAGIAFYHLGDYECALRYLRDAKNREPTDTNVLRYIQLTEMKMSKSGQRERESSKETQG
- the c11h19orf47 gene encoding uncharacterized protein C19orf47 homolog isoform X3; its protein translation is MASVTTATSEWIQFFKDAGIPPSLAVTYAVSFVDNRIQKNMLMDLSKDIMMDLGITVIGDIIAILKHAKQVYRQDMCKMATEAISSGQTSVQAELRRTANTPATRMIANALSHDSPPATPARRPDNRLSVTVSNMQANKSNKAVLSQPADERNGVPAAKSRRVTAEMEGKYIINMPKGTTPRTRRILSQQAKKGLKRTSVFARLGAESKTDTTTSNSKPTGVFSRLDKAAAGEAGPRAGKMDVDEQDDSDGEGSVLQYAGVLKRPPPPQKKKHTAKPAPTTLRRLGGKFKLPPTDTPIPSSSSPNGLPPAKMSVLQRLGKLHATNSNTAVSPKLADTQDNRVTSTRPKPQERPTIASSKVSSSTGAGGDGGGEGGGESFGARMDGKAVSVFKRLGNKKT